A genomic region of Mitsuaria sp. 7 contains the following coding sequences:
- a CDS encoding NAD(P)-dependent oxidoreductase produces MKVALIGPTGFVGKEVLKELLSRGHEVVALARDPAKLEARSGLTVVKADAKQSEQVAAAVEGVDAVVNAYNPGWSVPDIHTEFLEGTRAIYDGVKRAGVKRLLVVGGAGSLYAAPGVQIVDLPEFPDQWKQGALAAREALNLIRLESSLDWTFLSPAPHLEPGERRGSYRVSLDTPVMDADGPAHISTADLAVAIVDELERPQHIRRRFTVGH; encoded by the coding sequence ATGAAAGTCGCCCTGATCGGACCGACCGGCTTTGTCGGCAAGGAAGTGCTCAAGGAACTGCTGTCCCGCGGTCATGAGGTCGTCGCCCTGGCGCGCGATCCGGCCAAGCTGGAGGCCCGTTCCGGCCTGACCGTGGTGAAGGCGGACGCGAAGCAGTCGGAGCAGGTCGCCGCCGCCGTGGAAGGCGTCGACGCGGTCGTCAACGCCTACAACCCGGGCTGGTCGGTGCCGGACATCCACACCGAGTTCCTGGAAGGCACCCGCGCGATCTACGACGGCGTGAAGCGCGCCGGCGTGAAGCGTCTGCTGGTGGTCGGCGGCGCCGGCAGCCTGTACGCGGCGCCCGGCGTGCAGATCGTGGACCTGCCGGAGTTCCCGGACCAATGGAAGCAGGGCGCCCTGGCCGCACGCGAAGCGCTGAACCTGATCCGCCTGGAGTCGTCGCTCGACTGGACTTTCCTGTCGCCCGCGCCGCACCTGGAACCGGGCGAGCGCCGCGGCAGCTACCGCGTCAGCCTCGACACGCCAGTGATGGACGCCGACGGCCCGGCACACATCTCGACGGCCGACCTGGCAGTCGCCATCGTCGACGAGCTGGAACGCCCGCAGCACATCCGTCGTCGGTTCACCGTCGGGCATTGA
- a CDS encoding DUF2000 domain-containing protein, whose product MFDTKVALIVRNDLATWQRLNVTAFLATGVAAAAPEAIGEPYVDALGRRYAAMLGQPMMVFEADLAGLQAAHRKGLEHDLTLVPYVHAMFSTGHDEANRAAFLAEDAERPDLVGLALRGPKKAVDKAIKGLSLHR is encoded by the coding sequence ATGTTTGATACGAAAGTGGCTCTCATCGTCCGGAACGACCTGGCGACCTGGCAGCGGCTGAACGTGACCGCCTTCCTCGCGACGGGGGTCGCGGCCGCCGCGCCCGAGGCGATCGGCGAGCCCTACGTCGACGCGCTCGGACGCCGTTATGCAGCCATGCTGGGCCAGCCGATGATGGTCTTCGAAGCCGACCTCGCCGGCCTGCAGGCCGCGCATCGCAAGGGGCTTGAGCACGACCTGACCCTGGTGCCCTACGTCCACGCGATGTTCTCGACCGGCCACGACGAGGCCAACCGCGCCGCCTTCCTCGCGGAGGACGCCGAGCGGCCCGACCTCGTCGGGCTGGCGCTGCGGGGACCGAAGAAGGCCGTGGACAAGGCGATCAAGGGTCTTTCGCTGCACCGCTGA
- a CDS encoding AraC family transcriptional regulator, whose product MTDDHWIQLRRDPRTGIETVRAHFTGHAYDPHGHDELLIGITQQGVQRFRCQRALHTSTPGRAILIEPGAVHDGHAPEETGFTYAMLYLPQDWTTRLLAQHGLGGLSAIQPAFRDTLADDPRLFTAIEAAFDALHAGEARLGCDQTLDRLMGLLARHVDVSDQPMRGDSSRLAERAREFLHDRMAWDVGLDDLVAHTGMDRFRLTRQFKQSFGQSPHAYLVSLRLRAARALLARGHRPSEVATEVGFSDQSHLGRWFQRAYRLTPADYRRRCTNLLDRDPGPT is encoded by the coding sequence ATGACCGATGACCACTGGATCCAGCTGCGACGCGATCCGCGCACCGGCATCGAGACCGTGCGCGCGCATTTCACCGGCCACGCCTACGACCCGCATGGCCACGACGAGCTGCTGATCGGCATCACCCAGCAAGGGGTGCAGCGCTTCCGCTGCCAGCGAGCGCTGCACACGAGCACGCCCGGCCGCGCGATCCTGATCGAGCCGGGCGCGGTGCACGACGGCCATGCGCCGGAAGAGACCGGTTTCACCTACGCGATGCTCTATCTGCCGCAGGACTGGACGACGCGCTTGCTGGCGCAGCACGGGCTCGGCGGGTTGTCCGCCATCCAGCCGGCGTTCCGCGACACGCTCGCGGACGATCCGCGCCTCTTCACCGCGATCGAGGCGGCCTTCGACGCGCTCCACGCCGGTGAAGCGCGTCTGGGCTGCGACCAGACGCTCGACCGCCTGATGGGGCTGCTGGCCCGGCATGTCGATGTCTCGGACCAGCCGATGCGAGGAGACTCGTCCCGGCTGGCGGAGCGCGCCCGCGAGTTCCTCCATGACCGGATGGCCTGGGACGTCGGGCTCGACGATTTGGTCGCCCACACGGGGATGGACCGCTTCCGGCTGACGCGGCAGTTCAAGCAGTCCTTCGGCCAGTCGCCCCACGCCTACCTCGTGAGTCTGCGGCTGCGCGCGGCACGGGCGCTGCTGGCGCGCGGCCACCGGCCGTCCGAGGTCGCGACCGAGGTCGGCTTCTCCGACCAGAGCCACCTGGGACGCTGGTTCCAGCGCGCCTACCGCCTCACGCCGGCCGACTACCGCCGCCGCTGCACAAACCTTCTAGACCGGGACCCGGGGCCGACGTGA
- a CDS encoding TIGR04255 family protein: MAALRPHLNNAPAREALIDIKFEPHIPLEVVRRFAEQATPHFEKRTELFDAFFGFTPDGSATTANQTLTGWRLDCQRTHYVLMCRVDSFTVSRLSPYGRWEELREEASKWWNTFLDMASPSVVTRVAVRYVNAIKLPLPLESFEEYLSCPPRIPNELPQAASAFIQRVVLPDEARNCTSVVTQALEESPVRQGNGDSITVLLDIDVFRSTRIERRRFGELWGALDELRDQKNRLFFSHLTEKTLEMFI; the protein is encoded by the coding sequence GTGGCAGCCTTGCGACCGCATCTGAACAACGCCCCCGCCAGGGAAGCATTGATCGACATCAAGTTCGAGCCGCACATTCCGCTCGAGGTCGTTCGGCGTTTTGCAGAGCAGGCGACGCCACACTTCGAGAAGCGGACCGAACTCTTCGACGCATTCTTCGGGTTCACGCCGGATGGCAGTGCCACCACAGCAAATCAGACATTGACGGGCTGGAGGCTTGACTGCCAACGGACGCACTACGTGCTGATGTGTCGGGTCGACAGCTTCACGGTGAGCCGGCTCTCTCCCTATGGGCGGTGGGAGGAGTTGCGCGAGGAGGCTTCGAAGTGGTGGAACACCTTCTTAGACATGGCATCGCCGAGTGTTGTTACCCGAGTGGCCGTGAGGTATGTGAACGCAATCAAGCTTCCACTTCCGCTGGAGAGCTTCGAGGAGTATCTGAGCTGCCCTCCTCGGATTCCCAATGAGCTTCCACAGGCGGCGAGTGCCTTCATTCAACGAGTTGTTCTGCCGGACGAAGCCAGGAACTGCACTTCGGTCGTCACACAGGCGTTGGAGGAGTCCCCAGTGCGGCAAGGCAATGGCGACTCGATCACAGTGCTACTGGATATCGATGTTTTTCGGAGCACCCGGATCGAGCGCAGGCGCTTTGGAGAACTCTGGGGCGCGCTTGATGAACTTCGCGACCAAAAGAATCGTCTTTTCTTCAGTCATCTGACTGAGAAAACTTTGGAGATGTTCATATGA
- a CDS encoding 23S rRNA (adenine(2030)-N(6))-methyltransferase RlmJ — protein MLAYRHAFHAGNHADVLKHLVLAEVLRYMAEKDKPYTLVDTHAGAGGYALDGRYAQKNAEHAGGIAALYSRKDLPGPLQQYVQLVHDFNPGKKLEQYPGSPAIARMLMRFDDRLRCYELHGTDHRILASYLEDRANTQVLQQDGFASLKAELPPPSRRGVVLMDPSYEIKADYGKVIAALREGLQRFADGTIAIWYPQLQTVESAQLVQRLKSACEPIAKKGWLHVRLTVTQADERGFGMMGSGMFVVNPPFVLHDKLAECLPTLVDTLGQYDDANYLLEQQTA, from the coding sequence ATGCTCGCTTACCGACACGCCTTCCACGCCGGCAATCACGCCGACGTGCTCAAACACCTGGTATTGGCCGAGGTCCTCCGCTACATGGCGGAAAAGGACAAGCCCTACACCCTGGTGGACACCCATGCCGGCGCCGGCGGCTACGCCCTCGACGGCCGCTATGCCCAGAAGAACGCCGAGCACGCCGGCGGCATCGCCGCGCTCTATTCGCGCAAGGACCTGCCCGGGCCGCTGCAGCAGTACGTGCAGCTGGTGCACGACTTCAACCCCGGCAAGAAGCTGGAGCAGTACCCCGGCTCGCCCGCCATCGCGCGCATGCTGATGCGCTTCGACGACCGTCTGCGCTGCTACGAGCTGCACGGCACCGATCACCGCATCCTCGCCAGCTACCTCGAAGACCGCGCCAACACGCAGGTCCTGCAGCAGGACGGCTTCGCGTCGCTGAAGGCGGAACTGCCGCCGCCGTCCCGGCGCGGCGTCGTGCTGATGGACCCGTCCTACGAGATCAAGGCCGACTACGGCAAGGTCATCGCCGCGCTGCGCGAAGGTCTGCAGCGCTTCGCCGACGGCACGATCGCGATCTGGTATCCGCAGCTGCAGACCGTCGAATCCGCGCAGCTCGTCCAGCGCCTGAAGTCGGCCTGCGAGCCCATCGCGAAGAAGGGCTGGCTGCACGTGCGCCTCACCGTCACGCAAGCCGACGAACGGGGCTTCGGCATGATGGGCAGCGGCATGTTCGTCGTGAATCCGCCCTTCGTGCTCCACGACAAGCTGGCCGAATGCCTACCCACGCTGGTGGACACGCTCGGCCAGTACGACGACGCCAACTACCTGCTGGAACAGCAGACCGCCTGA
- a CDS encoding LysR family transcriptional regulator — protein sequence MLDQLRRMAVLATVVEQGSLVAAARQLQTTTSAVSQQLRALERDMGVTLLHRSTRRIGLTPAGERFVQGCQAMLAAARDAQTQLHHLRDAPEGELRISAPVGAARQIGPALAPLLSANPGMSLHLEVDDGFTDLVAKRIDLAVRFGRLPDSNWVAQRIGQRTVGLYAAPAYLARRGVPTSMSDLTRHDWVFLRSDTGAIRNLSLVGPDGREEVLRVHPRASSNNQLSLQQFCEAGVGLAFLSAEDVEESQTQGRLLPLLPGWSLPMLPVYVMTPQRDAQPAKVRHAIEALAHAFAGATTTRSDQERPG from the coding sequence ATGCTGGACCAACTCCGCCGGATGGCCGTGCTGGCGACCGTCGTCGAACAGGGCAGCCTGGTCGCCGCGGCGCGACAGCTCCAGACCACGACCTCCGCCGTCAGCCAGCAGCTGCGCGCGCTGGAGCGCGACATGGGCGTGACGCTGCTGCACCGCTCGACCCGCCGCATCGGCCTGACGCCCGCCGGCGAACGCTTTGTGCAGGGCTGCCAGGCGATGCTCGCCGCTGCGCGCGACGCGCAGACCCAGCTCCACCACCTGCGCGACGCGCCGGAAGGCGAGCTGCGCATCAGCGCGCCCGTCGGCGCGGCGCGGCAGATCGGACCGGCGCTGGCGCCGCTGCTGTCGGCGAACCCGGGGATGAGCCTGCACCTGGAGGTCGACGACGGTTTCACCGACCTCGTCGCCAAGCGCATCGACCTGGCCGTGCGCTTCGGCCGGCTGCCCGACAGCAACTGGGTCGCGCAGCGCATCGGCCAGCGCACGGTCGGGCTCTACGCCGCGCCGGCCTACCTCGCGCGACGCGGCGTCCCCACCTCGATGTCGGACCTGACGCGGCACGACTGGGTGTTCCTGCGCTCGGACACCGGCGCGATCCGGAACCTCTCGTTGGTCGGTCCCGATGGCCGCGAGGAAGTGCTGCGGGTCCATCCGCGCGCGAGCAGCAACAACCAGCTCAGCCTGCAGCAGTTCTGCGAGGCCGGCGTCGGGCTGGCGTTCCTCAGCGCGGAGGACGTCGAGGAGTCGCAGACGCAAGGCCGCCTGCTGCCGCTGCTGCCGGGCTGGTCGCTGCCGATGCTCCCGGTCTACGTGATGACGCCGCAGCGCGATGCGCAGCCGGCCAAGGTCCGGCACGCGATTGAAGCGCTCGCCCACGCGTTTGCCGGCGCGACAACGACCAGAAGCGACCAGGAGCGACCCGGATGA
- a CDS encoding helix-turn-helix transcriptional regulator: MASTQSLIDLIKAELKQSGISYAQLATALDLSESSVKRMFASGGEMPLSRIDEICRVLKTDFAELSQRLAKSTSLRSELTLQQEREVVADEKLLLTAICCLSQWSFEQIVATYRMGEPDVTRALAQLDRLGIIELRPLNRYRLQVAKTFRWRPQGPVMAFFRENVMQDFFAGGFDNDAELLMLVHGQLSPGMARELRDRLQRVAEDFARQHLLDQKLPDEEKRQFTLVMGMRCWLFERFKHLQRPAAVTKALKR; encoded by the coding sequence ATGGCGAGCACGCAATCCCTCATCGATCTCATCAAGGCCGAGCTGAAGCAATCCGGCATCAGCTACGCGCAGCTGGCGACGGCGCTGGACCTGTCCGAGTCCAGCGTGAAGCGCATGTTCGCCTCGGGCGGCGAGATGCCGCTGTCGCGGATCGACGAGATCTGCCGCGTGCTGAAGACCGATTTCGCGGAGCTGTCGCAGCGCCTGGCCAAGTCGACCTCGCTGCGCAGCGAGTTGACGCTGCAGCAGGAGCGCGAGGTCGTCGCCGATGAGAAGCTGCTGCTGACGGCCATCTGCTGCCTGAGTCAATGGAGCTTCGAGCAGATCGTCGCGACCTACCGCATGGGCGAGCCGGACGTGACGCGCGCGCTCGCGCAGCTGGACCGGCTCGGCATCATCGAACTGCGGCCGTTGAACCGCTACCGGCTGCAGGTCGCCAAGACCTTCCGCTGGCGGCCGCAAGGCCCGGTGATGGCCTTCTTCCGCGAGAACGTCATGCAGGACTTCTTCGCCGGTGGTTTCGACAACGACGCGGAACTGCTGATGCTGGTCCACGGCCAACTCAGCCCCGGCATGGCGCGGGAGCTGCGCGACCGGCTTCAGCGCGTCGCCGAGGATTTCGCGCGCCAGCACCTGCTCGATCAGAAGCTGCCCGACGAGGAGAAGCGCCAGTTCACGCTCGTGATGGGCATGCGCTGCTGGCTGTTCGAGCGCTTCAAGCACCTGCAGCGGCCTGCGGCCGTCACGAAGGCGCTCAAGCGCTGA
- a CDS encoding CAAX prenyl protease-related protein translates to MQLSQAAWARIVPFALFMLLLALRGALPEQNALGLDPRWIYALNLVVVGGALAWFWRGYGEFDRQNRPRLGEAALSVAVGLIVFGLWINLDAPWMQLGEATAAFVPMTADGRVDWPLIAIRWLGATLLVPVMEELFWRSFLMRWISSPQFETVDPRAAGLRALVLSTFVFMLAHTLWLAAIVAGAAYAWLYIRTGKLWCAVIAHAVTNGVLGIWVVYSGRWEFW, encoded by the coding sequence ATGCAACTGAGTCAAGCCGCCTGGGCCCGCATCGTCCCGTTCGCCCTCTTCATGCTGCTGCTGGCGCTGCGGGGCGCCCTGCCCGAGCAGAACGCCCTGGGCCTCGATCCGCGCTGGATCTACGCGCTGAACCTCGTGGTGGTCGGCGGCGCGCTGGCGTGGTTCTGGCGCGGCTACGGCGAATTCGACCGGCAGAACCGGCCTCGCCTCGGCGAGGCCGCGTTGAGCGTCGCCGTCGGGCTGATCGTCTTCGGCTTGTGGATCAACCTCGACGCGCCGTGGATGCAGCTCGGCGAGGCCACCGCCGCCTTCGTGCCGATGACGGCGGACGGCCGCGTGGACTGGCCGCTGATCGCGATCCGCTGGCTGGGCGCGACGCTGCTGGTGCCGGTGATGGAGGAACTGTTCTGGCGCAGCTTCCTGATGCGCTGGATCTCGAGCCCGCAGTTCGAGACCGTCGATCCGCGCGCGGCCGGTCTGCGGGCGCTGGTGCTCTCGACCTTCGTCTTCATGCTCGCGCACACGCTGTGGCTGGCGGCCATCGTGGCCGGCGCGGCCTACGCGTGGCTCTACATCCGTACCGGCAAGCTGTGGTGCGCCGTCATCGCGCATGCGGTGACGAACGGCGTGCTGGGCATCTGGGTCGTCTACAGCGGGCGGTGGGAGTTCTGGTGA